From a region of the Borreliella burgdorferi B31 genome:
- a CDS encoding DUF5425 family lipoprotein: MNRKFVISLLFIILTFLLILGCDLSINNDRNKIDGASHFKKKYMDNLNYQCLSKKESEAKNSQIKLDENNNKNHFYSSRVSNVSNYYDRTHISCKKND, encoded by the coding sequence ATGAATAGAAAATTTGTTATTTCATTATTATTTATAATATTAACTTTTTTATTAATATTGGGTTGTGATTTATCAATAAATAACGATCGAAACAAGATAGATGGGGCTTCTCATTTTAAAAAGAAATATATGGATAATTTGAATTATCAATGTTTAAGCAAAAAAGAGTCTGAGGCTAAAAATTCTCAAATTAAACTGGATGAGAATAATAATAAAAATCATTTTTATTCTTCCAGAGTATCTAATGTTTCAAATTACTATGATAGAACTCATATATCTTGCAAAAAAAATGATTGA
- a CDS encoding plasmid maintenance protein, with protein MIIKIKNNVNTNFNNLITLEEIIKYNQKNASSNLIELKRSRLKSYLTKKRAIYQRILKVCWAIDLKNKQYYKSNKLKTYSTIEIHNIVNKCLAKDNKKISIRTLEYDISFLNQILLIKTKLKHLGKDNGSFAFYIQNKNLWKHRFIIIQEAINKEIKEYLKDKKIVSDFFKEINNTINKNNIRNIKPKSSIADESIADVIPKGIKGINKIENSIEKNNGKINKISYKEYIANKLVEVHKIEKMQITKILKISNNEKTYINALRNLKLAIEKYKEEYKIEDISNHFIKEFKNKYSKKIWMMNGKTDRTNDFYEIWEKRFKKTFLNKNLKKQYRSNYEKENKKIINNEKRVSIIFSNSKGFKRISKIKINQN; from the coding sequence ATGATAATAAAAATAAAAAATAATGTCAATACAAATTTTAATAATCTCATAACATTAGAAGAAATTATAAAGTACAATCAAAAAAACGCAAGCTCTAATTTAATAGAATTAAAACGCTCAAGGCTAAAATCATATTTAACTAAAAAAAGAGCCATATACCAACGAATACTCAAAGTATGCTGGGCAATTGACCTTAAAAACAAACAATACTATAAATCTAACAAACTTAAAACATATTCCACAATAGAAATACATAATATAGTTAATAAATGCCTTGCAAAAGATAATAAAAAAATATCAATCAGGACCTTAGAATATGATATATCATTTTTAAATCAAATACTCTTAATAAAAACCAAACTAAAACATTTAGGCAAAGATAACGGAAGCTTTGCATTTTATATACAAAACAAAAATCTTTGGAAACACCGCTTTATAATTATTCAGGAAGCAATTAATAAAGAAATAAAAGAATATTTAAAAGATAAAAAAATAGTATCTGATTTTTTCAAGGAAATCAACAATACTATAAACAAGAATAATATAAGAAATATAAAACCTAAAAGCTCAATTGCAGATGAATCAATTGCGGATGTTATACCTAAAGGTATAAAAGGTATAAATAAGATAGAGAATTCTATAGAAAAAAATAATGGAAAAATAAATAAAATTTCTTACAAAGAATATATTGCAAACAAGTTAGTAGAAGTTCACAAAATAGAAAAAATGCAAATAACAAAAATACTTAAAATAAGCAACAATGAAAAAACCTATATAAATGCATTAAGAAACTTAAAGTTGGCAATAGAAAAATATAAGGAAGAATATAAAATTGAAGACATTTCAAATCATTTTATAAAAGAGTTTAAAAATAAGTATAGTAAAAAAATATGGATGATGAATGGAAAAACTGACAGAACAAATGACTTTTATGAAATTTGGGAAAAAAGATTTAAAAAAACGTTTTTAAATAAAAATTTAAAAAAACAATATAGAAGTAATTATGAAAAAGAAAATAAAAAGATTATTAATAACGAAAAAAGAGTAAGTATTATTTTTTCTAACAGTAAAGGTTTTAAAAGAATCAGCAAAATTAAAATTAATCAAAATTAA